The Pseudorasbora parva isolate DD20220531a chromosome 16, ASM2467924v1, whole genome shotgun sequence genome includes a region encoding these proteins:
- the sema6d gene encoding semaphorin 6D isoform X4 yields MGWRELTTDLLLLLLLMASHLEAVSFPEDNIPLDVVDRHYARQYPVFRGRPSGNESQHRLDFQLMTQIHDTLFIAGRDQVYLVSLRESYRNEIIPYRKLTWRSGQADRETCAMKGKHRDECHNFIKVLVPRNDDLVFICGTNGFNPMCRYYRLDNLEFDGEEISGLARCPFDAKQTNVALFADGKLYSATVADFLASDAVIYRSMGDGSALRTIKYDSKWLKEPHFLHAVDYGDFVYFFFREIAAEHNNLGKAVYSRVARICKNDMGGSQRVLEKHWTSFVKARLNCSVPGESFFYFDVLQAITDIIDINGVPSVVGVFTTQLNSIPGSAVCAFSMEDIEKAFRGRFKEQKTADSVWTPYPEERLPKLRPGCCAGQGSAESYKTSIEFPDETLQFIKSHPLMDASVPSIGDEPWFTKTRVRYRLTALAVDNTAGPHKNYTVVFIGSEAGIVLKVLAKTSPLSLNDSVLLEEIDVFNQAKCLSSIEDDRRILSFHLDKDTHTLYVAFSSCVVRIPLSRCERHTSCQKSCIASRDPYCGWMSHGACERIPAAMQTGYEQDVEYGNTAHLGDCHEFLATTSAPDFKSYGDPTSGVWEIQAGESNQMVHMNILISCVLAAFLLGAFIAGMVVYCYRDAFLRTPRKIQKDAESAQSCTDSTGSFAKLNGLFDSPVKEYQPNMDSPKLYTNLLSNGREVPTTGDTKTMLLSGQPPELAALPTPESTPVLQQKSLQPIKNQWERAHGKISSSRKDGPPKSPQYLPSSPPPHSGIINPHIPSAVVLPNATHENRASFSTPEGPQAERKVQNSDQHGSKSGRKDQRRTVDARNTLNDLLKHLNESNPKAIMVEMPKSRQHLMLEPIVSPTEIPPKVPSREASLYSPSSSLPRNSPTKRLDVPTTPTSPTGQMGTLERQRYHRSSSQRHSISSPPKGLHSPSGAIVSRQSSMNRGGYMPPTPTPPTRLDSHGVPMAMTPSVSRQSSYSGHGSLPRTSLKRTASLKPDVPPKPNGFAPQTAQMRAVNKYSY; encoded by the exons ATGGGGTGGCGAGAACTGACGACTGACCTGCTGCTGCTACTGCTGCTGATGGCGTCCCACCTGGAGGCTGTGAGCTTTCCTGAGGACAACATCCCTTTAGACGTTGTGGACAGACACT ATGCACGACAGTACCCGGTTTTCCGTGGACGCCCCTCTGGCAACGAATCTCAGCATAGACTGGACTTTCAGCTGATGACCCAGATACATGATACACTCTTCATCGCGGGCAG GGACCAGGTGTATTTAGTGAGTCTAAGAGAGTCCTACAGGAACGAGATCATTCCATACAGG AAGCTGACGTGGCGGTCGGGGCAGGCGGACAGGGAGACGTGCGCCATGAAGGGAAAGCACAGA GACGAGTGCCATAATTTCATTAAAGTCCTGGTTCCGAGAAATGATGATCTTGTGTTCATCTGCGGAACAAATGGTTTCAACCCCATGTGCCGTTACTACAGG TTGGATAACCTGGAGTTTGATGGGGAAGAGATCAGCGGTTTGGCCCGATGCCCATTTGACGCCAAGCAGACAAACGTCGCCCTGTTTGCCG ATGGTAAGCTGTACTCCGCAACGGTGGCGGACTTCCTGGCCAGCGATGCTGTGATTTACCGCAGCATGGGAGACGGTTCTGCCCTTCGGACCATCAAGTATGACTCCAAGTGGCTAAAAG AACCACATTTCCTCCACGCCGTGGATTATGGGGATTTTGTCTACTTCTTTTTCAGAGAAATCGCAGCCGAGCACAACAACTTGGGAAAG GCGGTTTACTCCAGAGTGGCTCGGATCTGTAAGAATGACATGGGAGGGTCTCAGCGGGTGCTGGAGAAACACTGGACATCTTTTGTTAAGGCTCGCCTGAACTGTTCTGTTCCTGGAGAATCGTTTTTCTACTTTGACGTCCTCCAGGCCATTACGGACATAATCGACATTAATGGGGTGCCTTCTGTGGTTGGGGTTTTCACCACCCAGTTGAACAG TATCCCTGGCTCCGCGGTGTGTGCGTTCTCCATGGAGGACATCGAGAAAGCGTTCCGTGGCCGTTTCAAAGAGCAGAAGACGGCAGATTCAGTGTGGACGCCATATCCAGAGGAAAGGCTGCCCAAGCTCAG ACCCGGCTGCTGTGCTGGACAAGGTTCAGCGGAGTCCTACAAAACCTCCATCGAGTTTCCAGACGAGACCCTTCAGTTCATCAAGTCACACCCACTCATGGACGCCTCAGTCCCCTCCATCGGAGACGAACCGTGGTTCACCAAAACAAGAGTCAG GTATAGGCTAACGGCGCTTGCCGTTGATAACACTGCGGGACCCCATAAAAATTACACAGTGGTTTTCATTGGCTCTGAGGCAGGCATCGTGCTAAAAGTTCTGGCCAAGACGTCCCCTCTGTCTTTAAATGACAGTGTCCTACTGGAGGAGATCGACGTTTTCAACCAAGCCAA GTGTTTATCCAGCATTGAGGATGATCGGCGAATTCTGTCTTTCCACCTAGATAAAGACACCCACACACTCTATGTGGCCTTTTCCAGCTGTGTGGTCAGAATACCACTCAGTCGCTGCGAAAGACACACTTCCTGTCAAAA GTCTTGTATTGCTTCTAGAGATCCGTACTGCGGGTGGATGTCACATGGAGCTTGTGAGCGTATTCCTGCAGCTATGCA AACTGGTTATGAGCAAGATGTTGAATATGGCAACACGGCTCATCTCGGCGATTGTCATG AATTTTTGGCCACTACATCAGCGCCAGATTTCAAATCATATGGCGACCCAACCTCTG GTGTGTGGGAAATACAAGCAGGTGAATCCAACCAGATGGTGCACATGAACATCCTTATCTCTTGTGTGTTAGCTGCATTCCTGCTTGGTGCATTCATTGCCGGCATGGTCGTTTACTGCTATAGAGACGCTTTCCTTCGCACTCCACGCAAGATTCAAAAGGATGCAGAGTCAGCACAGTCCTGCACTGATTCCACTGGCAGCTTTGCCAAGCTCAACGGCCTGTTCGACAGTCCTGTCAAAGAGTATCAACCCAATATGGATTCTCCTAAACTCTACACCAACTTGTTGAGCAATGGGAGGGAGGTGCCAACCACTGGAGACACTAAGACAATGCTCCTGAGCGGGCAGCCACCAGAACTAGCAGCACTGCCTACGCCCGAGTCCACACCTGTGCTGCAACAGAAGAGCCTTCAGCCTATCAAGAACCAGTGGGAGAGAGCTCATGGTAAAATAAGTAGCTCCCGCAAAGATGGACCACCCAAAAGCCCGCAATACCTTCCCTCCAGTCCGCCTCCCCATTCTGGCATTATCAACCCCCACATCCCTAGTGCTGTGGTACTGCCTAATGCCACTCATGAGAACAGGGCATCCTTCAGTACTCCTGAAGGGCCTCAAGCTGAAAGGAAGGTCCAGAATAGCGATCAACATGGTTCCAAATCTGGCCGTAAAGACCAGCGGCGCACTGTGGATGCCAGGAACACGCTGAATGACCTATTGAAGCACCTGAATGAGAGCAACCCAAAGGCCATCATGGTGGAGATGCCCAAATCCCGGCAGCACCTTATGCTGGAACCCATTGTAAGCCCAACAGAGATTCCACCTAAAGTCCCAAGCCGAGAGGCCTCTTTGTACTCTCCCTCTTCATCTTTACCCAGGAATAGCCCAACTAAAAGACTGGATGTGCCGACTACACCAACATCACCCACAGGGCAGATGGGAACGCTCGAGAGACAGCGATATCACCGCAGCTCTTCTCAGCGACACTCCATATCTTCGCCACCCAAAGGGCTGCACTCACCTAGTGGGGCCATAGTGTCCCGGCAGTCTAGTATGAACAGAGGTGGGTACATGCCTCCAACTCCTACCCCACCAACTAGACTAGACTCTCATGGGGTTCCAATGGCTATGACACCTTCTGTATCCCGACAGAGCAGCTACAGTGGTCACGGATCTTTACCACGAACATCCCTCAAACGGACAGCATCGTTAAAGCCCGATGTGCCACCCAAACCCAACGGTTTTGCACCACAGACTGCACAAATGAGGGCAGTGAACAAGTATAGCTACTGA
- the sema6d gene encoding semaphorin 6D isoform X2, with protein sequence MGWRELTTDLLLLLLLMASHLEAVSFPEDNIPLDVVDRHYARQYPVFRGRPSGNESQHRLDFQLMTQIHDTLFIAGRDQVYLVSLRESYRNEIIPYRKLTWRSGQADRETCAMKGKHRDECHNFIKVLVPRNDDLVFICGTNGFNPMCRYYRLDNLEFDGEEISGLARCPFDAKQTNVALFADGKLYSATVADFLASDAVIYRSMGDGSALRTIKYDSKWLKEPHFLHAVDYGDFVYFFFREIAAEHNNLGKAVYSRVARICKNDMGGSQRVLEKHWTSFVKARLNCSVPGESFFYFDVLQAITDIIDINGVPSVVGVFTTQLNSIPGSAVCAFSMEDIEKAFRGRFKEQKTADSVWTPYPEERLPKLRPGCCAGQGSAESYKTSIEFPDETLQFIKSHPLMDASVPSIGDEPWFTKTRVRYRLTALAVDNTAGPHKNYTVVFIGSEAGIVLKVLAKTSPLSLNDSVLLEEIDVFNQAKCLSSIEDDRRILSFHLDKDTHTLYVAFSSCVVRIPLSRCERHTSCQKSCIASRDPYCGWMSHGACERIPAAMQTGYEQDVEYGNTAHLGDCHEFLATTSAPDFKSYGDPTSDMESPSSSVTVPATSEPIQSPQTIPTQIPQLFGSGKIEHHDDPATSHSVEHIPGVWEIQAGESNQMVHMNILISCVLAAFLLGAFIAGMVVYCYRDAFLRTPRKIQKDAESAQSCTDSTGSFAKLNGLFDSPVKEYQPNMDSPKLYTNLLSNGREVPTTGDTKTMLLSGQPPELAALPTPESTPVLQQKSLQPIKNQWERAHGKISSSRKDGPPKSPQYLPSSPPPHSGIINPHIPSAVVLPNATHENRASFSTPEGPQAERKVQNSDQHGSKSGRKDQRRTVDARNTLNDLLKHLNESNPKAIMVEMPKSRQHLMLEPIVSPTEIPPKVPSREASLYSPSSSLPRNSPTKRLDVPTTPTSPTGQMGTLERQRYHRSSSQRHSISSPPKGLHSPSGAIVSRQSSMNRGGYMPPTPTPPTRLDSHGVPMAMTPSVSRQSSYSGHGSLPRTSLKRTASLKPDVPPKPNGFAPQTAQMRAVNKYSY encoded by the exons ATGGGGTGGCGAGAACTGACGACTGACCTGCTGCTGCTACTGCTGCTGATGGCGTCCCACCTGGAGGCTGTGAGCTTTCCTGAGGACAACATCCCTTTAGACGTTGTGGACAGACACT ATGCACGACAGTACCCGGTTTTCCGTGGACGCCCCTCTGGCAACGAATCTCAGCATAGACTGGACTTTCAGCTGATGACCCAGATACATGATACACTCTTCATCGCGGGCAG GGACCAGGTGTATTTAGTGAGTCTAAGAGAGTCCTACAGGAACGAGATCATTCCATACAGG AAGCTGACGTGGCGGTCGGGGCAGGCGGACAGGGAGACGTGCGCCATGAAGGGAAAGCACAGA GACGAGTGCCATAATTTCATTAAAGTCCTGGTTCCGAGAAATGATGATCTTGTGTTCATCTGCGGAACAAATGGTTTCAACCCCATGTGCCGTTACTACAGG TTGGATAACCTGGAGTTTGATGGGGAAGAGATCAGCGGTTTGGCCCGATGCCCATTTGACGCCAAGCAGACAAACGTCGCCCTGTTTGCCG ATGGTAAGCTGTACTCCGCAACGGTGGCGGACTTCCTGGCCAGCGATGCTGTGATTTACCGCAGCATGGGAGACGGTTCTGCCCTTCGGACCATCAAGTATGACTCCAAGTGGCTAAAAG AACCACATTTCCTCCACGCCGTGGATTATGGGGATTTTGTCTACTTCTTTTTCAGAGAAATCGCAGCCGAGCACAACAACTTGGGAAAG GCGGTTTACTCCAGAGTGGCTCGGATCTGTAAGAATGACATGGGAGGGTCTCAGCGGGTGCTGGAGAAACACTGGACATCTTTTGTTAAGGCTCGCCTGAACTGTTCTGTTCCTGGAGAATCGTTTTTCTACTTTGACGTCCTCCAGGCCATTACGGACATAATCGACATTAATGGGGTGCCTTCTGTGGTTGGGGTTTTCACCACCCAGTTGAACAG TATCCCTGGCTCCGCGGTGTGTGCGTTCTCCATGGAGGACATCGAGAAAGCGTTCCGTGGCCGTTTCAAAGAGCAGAAGACGGCAGATTCAGTGTGGACGCCATATCCAGAGGAAAGGCTGCCCAAGCTCAG ACCCGGCTGCTGTGCTGGACAAGGTTCAGCGGAGTCCTACAAAACCTCCATCGAGTTTCCAGACGAGACCCTTCAGTTCATCAAGTCACACCCACTCATGGACGCCTCAGTCCCCTCCATCGGAGACGAACCGTGGTTCACCAAAACAAGAGTCAG GTATAGGCTAACGGCGCTTGCCGTTGATAACACTGCGGGACCCCATAAAAATTACACAGTGGTTTTCATTGGCTCTGAGGCAGGCATCGTGCTAAAAGTTCTGGCCAAGACGTCCCCTCTGTCTTTAAATGACAGTGTCCTACTGGAGGAGATCGACGTTTTCAACCAAGCCAA GTGTTTATCCAGCATTGAGGATGATCGGCGAATTCTGTCTTTCCACCTAGATAAAGACACCCACACACTCTATGTGGCCTTTTCCAGCTGTGTGGTCAGAATACCACTCAGTCGCTGCGAAAGACACACTTCCTGTCAAAA GTCTTGTATTGCTTCTAGAGATCCGTACTGCGGGTGGATGTCACATGGAGCTTGTGAGCGTATTCCTGCAGCTATGCA AACTGGTTATGAGCAAGATGTTGAATATGGCAACACGGCTCATCTCGGCGATTGTCATG AATTTTTGGCCACTACATCAGCGCCAGATTTCAAATCATATGGCGACCCAACCTCTG ACATGGAGTCGCCATCCTCGTCAGTCACAGTGCCCGCGACCTCTGAACCCATACAATCACCCCAAACCATCCCCACTCAGATTCCCCAACTCTTTGGCTCAGGGAAAATTGAGCACCACGATGACCCAGCCACTTCACATTCTGTTGAGCATATACCAG GTGTGTGGGAAATACAAGCAGGTGAATCCAACCAGATGGTGCACATGAACATCCTTATCTCTTGTGTGTTAGCTGCATTCCTGCTTGGTGCATTCATTGCCGGCATGGTCGTTTACTGCTATAGAGACGCTTTCCTTCGCACTCCACGCAAGATTCAAAAGGATGCAGAGTCAGCACAGTCCTGCACTGATTCCACTGGCAGCTTTGCCAAGCTCAACGGCCTGTTCGACAGTCCTGTCAAAGAGTATCAACCCAATATGGATTCTCCTAAACTCTACACCAACTTGTTGAGCAATGGGAGGGAGGTGCCAACCACTGGAGACACTAAGACAATGCTCCTGAGCGGGCAGCCACCAGAACTAGCAGCACTGCCTACGCCCGAGTCCACACCTGTGCTGCAACAGAAGAGCCTTCAGCCTATCAAGAACCAGTGGGAGAGAGCTCATGGTAAAATAAGTAGCTCCCGCAAAGATGGACCACCCAAAAGCCCGCAATACCTTCCCTCCAGTCCGCCTCCCCATTCTGGCATTATCAACCCCCACATCCCTAGTGCTGTGGTACTGCCTAATGCCACTCATGAGAACAGGGCATCCTTCAGTACTCCTGAAGGGCCTCAAGCTGAAAGGAAGGTCCAGAATAGCGATCAACATGGTTCCAAATCTGGCCGTAAAGACCAGCGGCGCACTGTGGATGCCAGGAACACGCTGAATGACCTATTGAAGCACCTGAATGAGAGCAACCCAAAGGCCATCATGGTGGAGATGCCCAAATCCCGGCAGCACCTTATGCTGGAACCCATTGTAAGCCCAACAGAGATTCCACCTAAAGTCCCAAGCCGAGAGGCCTCTTTGTACTCTCCCTCTTCATCTTTACCCAGGAATAGCCCAACTAAAAGACTGGATGTGCCGACTACACCAACATCACCCACAGGGCAGATGGGAACGCTCGAGAGACAGCGATATCACCGCAGCTCTTCTCAGCGACACTCCATATCTTCGCCACCCAAAGGGCTGCACTCACCTAGTGGGGCCATAGTGTCCCGGCAGTCTAGTATGAACAGAGGTGGGTACATGCCTCCAACTCCTACCCCACCAACTAGACTAGACTCTCATGGGGTTCCAATGGCTATGACACCTTCTGTATCCCGACAGAGCAGCTACAGTGGTCACGGATCTTTACCACGAACATCCCTCAAACGGACAGCATCGTTAAAGCCCGATGTGCCACCCAAACCCAACGGTTTTGCACCACAGACTGCACAAATGAGGGCAGTGAACAAGTATAGCTACTGA
- the sema6d gene encoding semaphorin 6D isoform X7, with translation MGWRELTTDLLLLLLLMASHLEAVSFPEDNIPLDVVDRHYARQYPVFRGRPSGNESQHRLDFQLMTQIHDTLFIAGRDQVYLVSLRESYRNEIIPYRKLTWRSGQADRETCAMKGKHRDECHNFIKVLVPRNDDLVFICGTNGFNPMCRYYRLDNLEFDGEEISGLARCPFDAKQTNVALFADGKLYSATVADFLASDAVIYRSMGDGSALRTIKYDSKWLKEPHFLHAVDYGDFVYFFFREIAAEHNNLGKAVYSRVARICKNDMGGSQRVLEKHWTSFVKARLNCSVPGESFFYFDVLQAITDIIDINGVPSVVGVFTTQLNSIPGSAVCAFSMEDIEKAFRGRFKEQKTADSVWTPYPEERLPKLRPGCCAGQGSAESYKTSIEFPDETLQFIKSHPLMDASVPSIGDEPWFTKTRVRYRLTALAVDNTAGPHKNYTVVFIGSEAGIVLKVLAKTSPLSLNDSVLLEEIDVFNQAKCLSSIEDDRRILSFHLDKDTHTLYVAFSSCVVRIPLSRCERHTSCQKSCIASRDPYCGWMSHGACERIPAAMQTGYEQDVEYGNTAHLGDCHEFLATTSAPDFKSYGDPTSDMESPSSSVTVPATSEPIQSPQTIPTQIPQLFGSGKIEHHDDPATSHSVEHIPGNLSKALPLSNTFKHLSNNMIH, from the exons ATGGGGTGGCGAGAACTGACGACTGACCTGCTGCTGCTACTGCTGCTGATGGCGTCCCACCTGGAGGCTGTGAGCTTTCCTGAGGACAACATCCCTTTAGACGTTGTGGACAGACACT ATGCACGACAGTACCCGGTTTTCCGTGGACGCCCCTCTGGCAACGAATCTCAGCATAGACTGGACTTTCAGCTGATGACCCAGATACATGATACACTCTTCATCGCGGGCAG GGACCAGGTGTATTTAGTGAGTCTAAGAGAGTCCTACAGGAACGAGATCATTCCATACAGG AAGCTGACGTGGCGGTCGGGGCAGGCGGACAGGGAGACGTGCGCCATGAAGGGAAAGCACAGA GACGAGTGCCATAATTTCATTAAAGTCCTGGTTCCGAGAAATGATGATCTTGTGTTCATCTGCGGAACAAATGGTTTCAACCCCATGTGCCGTTACTACAGG TTGGATAACCTGGAGTTTGATGGGGAAGAGATCAGCGGTTTGGCCCGATGCCCATTTGACGCCAAGCAGACAAACGTCGCCCTGTTTGCCG ATGGTAAGCTGTACTCCGCAACGGTGGCGGACTTCCTGGCCAGCGATGCTGTGATTTACCGCAGCATGGGAGACGGTTCTGCCCTTCGGACCATCAAGTATGACTCCAAGTGGCTAAAAG AACCACATTTCCTCCACGCCGTGGATTATGGGGATTTTGTCTACTTCTTTTTCAGAGAAATCGCAGCCGAGCACAACAACTTGGGAAAG GCGGTTTACTCCAGAGTGGCTCGGATCTGTAAGAATGACATGGGAGGGTCTCAGCGGGTGCTGGAGAAACACTGGACATCTTTTGTTAAGGCTCGCCTGAACTGTTCTGTTCCTGGAGAATCGTTTTTCTACTTTGACGTCCTCCAGGCCATTACGGACATAATCGACATTAATGGGGTGCCTTCTGTGGTTGGGGTTTTCACCACCCAGTTGAACAG TATCCCTGGCTCCGCGGTGTGTGCGTTCTCCATGGAGGACATCGAGAAAGCGTTCCGTGGCCGTTTCAAAGAGCAGAAGACGGCAGATTCAGTGTGGACGCCATATCCAGAGGAAAGGCTGCCCAAGCTCAG ACCCGGCTGCTGTGCTGGACAAGGTTCAGCGGAGTCCTACAAAACCTCCATCGAGTTTCCAGACGAGACCCTTCAGTTCATCAAGTCACACCCACTCATGGACGCCTCAGTCCCCTCCATCGGAGACGAACCGTGGTTCACCAAAACAAGAGTCAG GTATAGGCTAACGGCGCTTGCCGTTGATAACACTGCGGGACCCCATAAAAATTACACAGTGGTTTTCATTGGCTCTGAGGCAGGCATCGTGCTAAAAGTTCTGGCCAAGACGTCCCCTCTGTCTTTAAATGACAGTGTCCTACTGGAGGAGATCGACGTTTTCAACCAAGCCAA GTGTTTATCCAGCATTGAGGATGATCGGCGAATTCTGTCTTTCCACCTAGATAAAGACACCCACACACTCTATGTGGCCTTTTCCAGCTGTGTGGTCAGAATACCACTCAGTCGCTGCGAAAGACACACTTCCTGTCAAAA GTCTTGTATTGCTTCTAGAGATCCGTACTGCGGGTGGATGTCACATGGAGCTTGTGAGCGTATTCCTGCAGCTATGCA AACTGGTTATGAGCAAGATGTTGAATATGGCAACACGGCTCATCTCGGCGATTGTCATG AATTTTTGGCCACTACATCAGCGCCAGATTTCAAATCATATGGCGACCCAACCTCTG ACATGGAGTCGCCATCCTCGTCAGTCACAGTGCCCGCGACCTCTGAACCCATACAATCACCCCAAACCATCCCCACTCAGATTCCCCAACTCTTTGGCTCAGGGAAAATTGAGCACCACGATGACCCAGCCACTTCACATTCTGTTGAGCATATACCAG GAAATCTTTCAAAGGCCTTGCCACTAAGCAACACTTTTAAGCACCTCTCAAACAACATGATTCACTGA
- the sema6d gene encoding semaphorin 6D isoform X6 produces the protein MGWRELTTDLLLLLLLMASHLEAVSFPEDNIPLDVVDRHYARQYPVFRGRPSGNESQHRLDFQLMTQIHDTLFIAGRDQVYLVSLRESYRNEIIPYRKLTWRSGQADRETCAMKGKHRDECHNFIKVLVPRNDDLVFICGTNGFNPMCRYYRLDNLEFDGEEISGLARCPFDAKQTNVALFADGKLYSATVADFLASDAVIYRSMGDGSALRTIKYDSKWLKEPHFLHAVDYGDFVYFFFREIAAEHNNLGKAVYSRVARICKNDMGGSQRVLEKHWTSFVKARLNCSVPGESFFYFDVLQAITDIIDINGVPSVVGVFTTQLNSIPGSAVCAFSMEDIEKAFRGRFKEQKTADSVWTPYPEERLPKLRPGCCAGQGSAESYKTSIEFPDETLQFIKSHPLMDASVPSIGDEPWFTKTRVRYRLTALAVDNTAGPHKNYTVVFIGSEAGIVLKVLAKTSPLSLNDSVLLEEIDVFNQAKCLSSIEDDRRILSFHLDKDTHTLYVAFSSCVVRIPLSRCERHTSCQKSCIASRDPYCGWMSHGACERIPAAMQTGYEQDVEYGNTAHLGDCHEFLATTSAPDFKSYGDPTSDMESPSSSVTVPATSEPIQSPQTIPTQIPQLFGSGKIEHHDDPATSHSVEHIPGVLEGNLSKALPLSNTFKHLSNNMIH, from the exons ATGGGGTGGCGAGAACTGACGACTGACCTGCTGCTGCTACTGCTGCTGATGGCGTCCCACCTGGAGGCTGTGAGCTTTCCTGAGGACAACATCCCTTTAGACGTTGTGGACAGACACT ATGCACGACAGTACCCGGTTTTCCGTGGACGCCCCTCTGGCAACGAATCTCAGCATAGACTGGACTTTCAGCTGATGACCCAGATACATGATACACTCTTCATCGCGGGCAG GGACCAGGTGTATTTAGTGAGTCTAAGAGAGTCCTACAGGAACGAGATCATTCCATACAGG AAGCTGACGTGGCGGTCGGGGCAGGCGGACAGGGAGACGTGCGCCATGAAGGGAAAGCACAGA GACGAGTGCCATAATTTCATTAAAGTCCTGGTTCCGAGAAATGATGATCTTGTGTTCATCTGCGGAACAAATGGTTTCAACCCCATGTGCCGTTACTACAGG TTGGATAACCTGGAGTTTGATGGGGAAGAGATCAGCGGTTTGGCCCGATGCCCATTTGACGCCAAGCAGACAAACGTCGCCCTGTTTGCCG ATGGTAAGCTGTACTCCGCAACGGTGGCGGACTTCCTGGCCAGCGATGCTGTGATTTACCGCAGCATGGGAGACGGTTCTGCCCTTCGGACCATCAAGTATGACTCCAAGTGGCTAAAAG AACCACATTTCCTCCACGCCGTGGATTATGGGGATTTTGTCTACTTCTTTTTCAGAGAAATCGCAGCCGAGCACAACAACTTGGGAAAG GCGGTTTACTCCAGAGTGGCTCGGATCTGTAAGAATGACATGGGAGGGTCTCAGCGGGTGCTGGAGAAACACTGGACATCTTTTGTTAAGGCTCGCCTGAACTGTTCTGTTCCTGGAGAATCGTTTTTCTACTTTGACGTCCTCCAGGCCATTACGGACATAATCGACATTAATGGGGTGCCTTCTGTGGTTGGGGTTTTCACCACCCAGTTGAACAG TATCCCTGGCTCCGCGGTGTGTGCGTTCTCCATGGAGGACATCGAGAAAGCGTTCCGTGGCCGTTTCAAAGAGCAGAAGACGGCAGATTCAGTGTGGACGCCATATCCAGAGGAAAGGCTGCCCAAGCTCAG ACCCGGCTGCTGTGCTGGACAAGGTTCAGCGGAGTCCTACAAAACCTCCATCGAGTTTCCAGACGAGACCCTTCAGTTCATCAAGTCACACCCACTCATGGACGCCTCAGTCCCCTCCATCGGAGACGAACCGTGGTTCACCAAAACAAGAGTCAG GTATAGGCTAACGGCGCTTGCCGTTGATAACACTGCGGGACCCCATAAAAATTACACAGTGGTTTTCATTGGCTCTGAGGCAGGCATCGTGCTAAAAGTTCTGGCCAAGACGTCCCCTCTGTCTTTAAATGACAGTGTCCTACTGGAGGAGATCGACGTTTTCAACCAAGCCAA GTGTTTATCCAGCATTGAGGATGATCGGCGAATTCTGTCTTTCCACCTAGATAAAGACACCCACACACTCTATGTGGCCTTTTCCAGCTGTGTGGTCAGAATACCACTCAGTCGCTGCGAAAGACACACTTCCTGTCAAAA GTCTTGTATTGCTTCTAGAGATCCGTACTGCGGGTGGATGTCACATGGAGCTTGTGAGCGTATTCCTGCAGCTATGCA AACTGGTTATGAGCAAGATGTTGAATATGGCAACACGGCTCATCTCGGCGATTGTCATG AATTTTTGGCCACTACATCAGCGCCAGATTTCAAATCATATGGCGACCCAACCTCTG ACATGGAGTCGCCATCCTCGTCAGTCACAGTGCCCGCGACCTCTGAACCCATACAATCACCCCAAACCATCCCCACTCAGATTCCCCAACTCTTTGGCTCAGGGAAAATTGAGCACCACGATGACCCAGCCACTTCACATTCTGTTGAGCATATACCAGGTGTGCTGGAGG GAAATCTTTCAAAGGCCTTGCCACTAAGCAACACTTTTAAGCACCTCTCAAACAACATGATTCACTGA